One window of Triticum dicoccoides isolate Atlit2015 ecotype Zavitan chromosome 5A, WEW_v2.0, whole genome shotgun sequence genomic DNA carries:
- the LOC119304084 gene encoding uncharacterized protein LOC119304084: MPAPLIPIAAATAAATSAVGVALGVRLLLLLSRSRALKPLAATTSAAAAALRAPRVLAAASSPLAALLAASKAASKSYKAARALDPAARLPSLPSSKRVKAAFAAASLLRLAPTLLLLPAAASSPSPTALFALALLKSGYKLSKNSAKVVEGFLGLQVHKGFRNGVDALGVVVKVAVIASEVAVWVGGRFWGADDDGRGRSVRFLGLTRTTTLVLAGSAKSEAQVVLFDPGTVVEMEDEGCWLEEDPDPSLLLCLAVPLPA, translated from the coding sequence ATGCCCGCCCCGCTCATCCCCATCGCGGCGGCCacggccgccgccacctccgccgtCGGCGTAGCGCTGGGGGTgcgcctgctcctcctcctctcccgctcgCGCGCGCTCAAGCCGCtcgccgccaccacctccgccgccgccgccgcgctccggGCGCCGCGGgtcctcgccgccgcctcctccccgctcGCCGCCCTCCTCGCCGCCTCCAAGGCCGCCTCCAAGTCCTACAAGGCGGCGCGCGCGCTCGACCCGGCCGCGCGCCTCCCCTCGCTGCCCTCCTCCAAGCGCGTCAAggccgccttcgccgccgcctccctcctccgcctCGCCCCGACCCtgctcctcctccccgccgccgcctcctcgccctcccccaccGCCCTCTTCGCGCTCGCGCTGCTCAAGTCGGGCTACAAGCTCTCCAAGAACTCCGCCAAGGTCGTCGAGGGCTTCCTCGGCCTCCAGGTCCACAAGGGCTTCCGCAACGGCGTCGACGCGCTCGGGGTCGTCGTCAAGGTCGCCGTCATCGCCTCCGAGGTCGCCGTCTGGGTCGGCGGCCGCTTCTGGGGCGCCGACGACGATGGCCGCGGCCGCTCCGTGCGCTTCCTTGGCCTCACCAGGACGACTACCTTGGTCCTGGCCGGGTCCGCAAAATCTGAAGCCCAGGTTGTGCTCTTCGATCCCGGAACTGTCGTCGAGATGGAGGACGAGGGGTGCTGGCTGGAGGAGGACCCAGACCCATCCCTGTTGCTCTGCCTCGCGGTGCCTCTGCCTGCCTGA
- the LOC119304085 gene encoding zinc finger protein CONSTANS-LIKE 4-like isoform X2, which translates to MMKMFFQEDAPQPDEQLRIEGISSPIAAHILDFCDDGLGDNLLAAVTSTSGPFAASSEDVSSSSTATPPLCSYSDDIPEMPFSPLPCFDSTLSALLEEEQNACPETELIPPINETLAAPGYYQAAAGEASIEQFGQSRLPQSSDPLLAMQMSSTAPISMPLAPGCDEECLTAALARGYMSLDGALYPQTGAMIPSYNTEASKVGFFNGNSANSNGMVVLDMSDIGEYQRMMEGEGLTRTYSDTDSMKGTYSNTAEMQNGGNNQDLINGCNGSPPTLPPTETSGLEDSTFKVVRLSAEQRKEKIHRYIKKRNERNFSKKIKYACRKTLADSRPRVRGRFAKNDELCEATRSSSQNHEQYGQIAGADGENMLDSSDILAHLSGINNYSYKYNCTIESWI; encoded by the exons ATGATGAAGATGTTCTTCCAAGAGGACGCGCCGCAGCCAGACGAGCAGCTACGCATT GAGGGGATCTCAAGCCCCATAGCTGCTCACATACTTGATTTCTGTGATGACGGCCTGGGTGATAACCTCCTTGCTGCAGTGACCTCTACCTCCGGCCCGTTTGCTGCCTCCTCTGAGGATGTTTCATCCTCCTCCACTGCCACCCCTCCTCTCTGCAGCTACAGCGATGACATCCCAGAAATGCCCTTCTCCCCGTTACCCTGCTTTGACTCTACTCTCTCagccctactcgaggaagagcaaaaCGCGTGCCCTGAAACCGAGCTCATTCCCCCGATCAACGAGACACTTGCAGCACCAGGATACTATCAAGCTGCGGCCGGAGAGGCCAGCATAGAGCAATTCGGCCAATCACGGCTTCCCCAGAGTTCTGATCCCTTGCTGGCAATGCAAATGAGCAGCACTGCACCTATCTCTATGCCTCTTGCTCCAGGGTGTGATGAAGAGTGCCTCACGGCGGCACTAGCCAGAGGGTACATGAGCCTGGATGGTGCCCTGTATCCGCAAACAGGAGCAATGATCCCGAGTTACAACACAGAGGCATCAAAAGTAGGATTCTTCAATGGTAATAGTGCTAATAGCAATGGTATGGTGGTGTTAGATATGAGTGACATCGGTGAGTATCAGAGGATGATGGAAGGTGAAGGACTGACCAGAACATATAGCGACACAGATTCCATGAAGGGGACTTACAGCAACACTGCAGAGATGCAG AATGGGGGGAACAACCAAGACCTGATAAATGGATGCAACGGAAGCCCACCAACATTACCTCCAACAGAAACCTCAGGCTTAGAAGATTCCACCTTCAAAGTTGTGCGTCTTTCAGCTGAACAGAGGAAGGAAAAGATCCACAGGTACATAAAGAAAAGGAATGAGAGGAACTTCAGCAAGAAAATAAAG TATGCTTGCAGAAAAACTTTAGCAGATAGCAGGCCCCGGGTCCGTGGAAGGTTTGCAAAGAACGATGAACTTTGTGAAGCAACAAGATCAAGCTCCCAAAATCATGAACAGTACGGACAGATT GCGGGTGCAGATGGAGAAAACATGCTTGACTCGTCCGATATTCTGGCACATTTGAGTGGGATAAACAACTACAGCTATAAGTATAATTGTACCATTGAATCATGGATATGA
- the LOC119304085 gene encoding zinc finger protein CONSTANS-LIKE 4-like isoform X1, which translates to MMKMFFQEDAPQPDEQLRIEGISSPIAAHILDFCDDGLGDNLLAAVTSTSGPFAASSEDVSSSSTATPPLCSYSDDIPEMPFSPLPCFDSTLSALLEEEQNACPETELIPPINETLAAPGYYQAAAGEASIEQFGQSRLPQSSDPLLAMQMSSTAPISMPLAPGCDEECLTAALARGYMSLDGALYPQTGAMIPSYNTEASKVGFFNGNSANSNGMVVLDMSDIGEYQRMMEGEGLTRTYSDTDSMKGTYSNTAEMQNGGNNQDLINGCNGSPPTLPPTETSGLEDSTFKVVRLSAEQRKEKIHRYIKKRNERNFSKKIKYACRKTLADSRPRVRGRFAKNDELCEATRSSSQNHEQYGQIVSLLVYYTCLILPETAQFYLMITHKIWSCTHQVIFYIAPCIQ; encoded by the exons ATGATGAAGATGTTCTTCCAAGAGGACGCGCCGCAGCCAGACGAGCAGCTACGCATT GAGGGGATCTCAAGCCCCATAGCTGCTCACATACTTGATTTCTGTGATGACGGCCTGGGTGATAACCTCCTTGCTGCAGTGACCTCTACCTCCGGCCCGTTTGCTGCCTCCTCTGAGGATGTTTCATCCTCCTCCACTGCCACCCCTCCTCTCTGCAGCTACAGCGATGACATCCCAGAAATGCCCTTCTCCCCGTTACCCTGCTTTGACTCTACTCTCTCagccctactcgaggaagagcaaaaCGCGTGCCCTGAAACCGAGCTCATTCCCCCGATCAACGAGACACTTGCAGCACCAGGATACTATCAAGCTGCGGCCGGAGAGGCCAGCATAGAGCAATTCGGCCAATCACGGCTTCCCCAGAGTTCTGATCCCTTGCTGGCAATGCAAATGAGCAGCACTGCACCTATCTCTATGCCTCTTGCTCCAGGGTGTGATGAAGAGTGCCTCACGGCGGCACTAGCCAGAGGGTACATGAGCCTGGATGGTGCCCTGTATCCGCAAACAGGAGCAATGATCCCGAGTTACAACACAGAGGCATCAAAAGTAGGATTCTTCAATGGTAATAGTGCTAATAGCAATGGTATGGTGGTGTTAGATATGAGTGACATCGGTGAGTATCAGAGGATGATGGAAGGTGAAGGACTGACCAGAACATATAGCGACACAGATTCCATGAAGGGGACTTACAGCAACACTGCAGAGATGCAG AATGGGGGGAACAACCAAGACCTGATAAATGGATGCAACGGAAGCCCACCAACATTACCTCCAACAGAAACCTCAGGCTTAGAAGATTCCACCTTCAAAGTTGTGCGTCTTTCAGCTGAACAGAGGAAGGAAAAGATCCACAGGTACATAAAGAAAAGGAATGAGAGGAACTTCAGCAAGAAAATAAAG TATGCTTGCAGAAAAACTTTAGCAGATAGCAGGCCCCGGGTCCGTGGAAGGTTTGCAAAGAACGATGAACTTTGTGAAGCAACAAGATCAAGCTCCCAAAATCATGAACAGTACGGACAGATTGTAAGTCTTCTAGTATATTACACTTGTCTTATCTTACCAGAAACAGCCCAGTTTTATTTAATGATCACGCATAAAATATGGTCATGTACTCATCAAGTCATCTTTTACATTGCTCCATGCATTCAGTAA